Genomic DNA from Leptotrichia wadei:
AATTTTTAAAAGATAAAGAAATTTATTTGTTAAGCGATGAAATTTACGCTTCAATCGCTTTTGAAAAATTTACTTCTTTTGCAAAATATTATAATGAATTAAAAGAGCAGTTAATCGTTGTAAATGGATTTTCAAAATCACATTCAATGACTGGACATAGACTTGGTTATACACTTGCAAATGAAAAATTACAAGCTCAAATAAAAAAAATAAGTCAATATACTGTGACAAGTGCTTCTACATTATCTCAATATGGAGCAATTGCTGCACTCGACTATTGTTCAGATACAACTGAATTGTCAGAAATTTACAAAAAAAGAGTTTACTATTTTGTGAAAGAACTTGAAAAATTAGGATTCAAGTGCTTGAAACCCAAAGGGGCATTTTATGTATTTGCGACATACAAAACAATTGATAAGTTTAAAGATGTAGGTTCTTTTGATTTTATTTTGGATTTGTTGGAAAAGACTGAATTGGCAATAATTCCAGGAATTACATTTCAAGTGGAAGGATATGTGAGATTTTCGATTGTGCATGACTTGCCTGTATTGGAAGAAGCGATTGCGAGATTGAAAAAATATATTGAATCTAAATAAAAATAAAAATAGAAATTAATTTTTAAAATTGCAGAAAATTTGTTTGGTAATCTTGTATAAATGATGGGATTACCAAATTTGTTTTTAATTAAAGTGAGAAAATTTTATAGGAAAATGGAGATGGAATGGAAAATAAAGAGAAAAAAATTTTAAAAAAAGGTGATAAAATACAGCTGAAAATAGCAGGACTTAATACGAAAGGTCGTGCGTACGGTTTTTATGGAGATGATGAAAATAGGATTTTTCCAAATATAAATGCTGCTGAAGGACAAATTGTTGAAGGTATTTTTGTGAAAAGAAGAAGAAAGTATGAATTGATTCGATGTGAAATTATTGATTTTGCAGGTAGAAAAAATGCGATTTATGACAAAATTGCTAGACAAAATGGTGGTTGTAATTATCAGTATTATTCATATGATGAGCAACTTGCGATGAAAAATTCTAACATTGAAAAGGAAGTGAAGAAAATTGCAAAATATGATTTTACTTTTGAAGAGCCAGTTAGAAGTGTCGAAGTGGAAAAATATCGAAATAAAATGGAATTTAGTTACGGAAATGCTATGAAAGACGGACCTATGATTTTGGGACTTCATAAACAAAACAGTTTTCATGATATTGTTGAAGTAGATGGATTGAAATTGATGGATGATAACTTTAATAAAATTTATGTTTTTTGTAATGAGTTTTCAAAAACGACAGGGCTGGATTTTTATCATAGATTGGATCATATTGGCTTTTTTAGGAATTTAGTTATTAGAAAAGCGGATTTTACGAAACAAATTTTAGTAAATATGGTTACTACAACTCAAATTGAAGATGAGAAAAAATTGGAATTTCAAAAAGGTTTAGTTGAAGGATTGTTGGCTTTGAAGCTTGAAAATGGATTTGAAATAACAGGGATTTTACATACATTTAATGACAATTTTTCTGATTCGGTTGTTTCTGAAAGTGAGGAAATTCTTTTTGGAAAAAGAGATTTGGAAGAAGAAATTTTAGGATTGAAGTTTAAAATTAGTCCATATAGTTTTTTTCAGACAAATTCAAAAACAGTAGAAAAATTATATGAAAAAGTGCTAGATTATTTGGATGAAATAGAAGGGGAAAATATTCACAATTCAATTGTATTTGATTTATTCAGTGGAACAGGGACAATTGGGCAAATTGTTTCAAAAAAGGCAAAGCAGGTTTATGGGATTGAGCTTGTGGAAGAAGCTGTTGAAAAAGCAAATGAAAATGCAAAATTGAACGGTGTCGAAAACGCTCATTTTATCGCAGGAGATGTTTTTGAAAAATTAGATGAGTTTGATAAAAATGGAATCAAGCCAGATATTATAATTTTAGATCCACCCCGTGCAGGCGTTGGTGACAAGACGCTTAATAAATTGCTAAAATATGGTGTGAAGGATATAATTTATGTGTCGTGTAATCCAAAAACATTTAATACTGATTTGAAGGTTTTGCATGAAAATGGGTATGAATTATTGAAAATGATTACGGTTGATATGTTTCCGGTTACACCTCATATTGAGGTTGTGTCAAGGTTAAAAAAGTCAATTTAGTAAGAAATTAACTAGGATGTATTGTTTATAAGGTCAAGTGCAACAAAAAAATAAAAATAATCATTGACAACTTTTGATAAATATAGTATATTATATATGAATAAGTGTTCATATATTCTATTAAAATTAAAATTTATTGTAATAAATAAAAAATGGAGGTTGCCATGAAAAGTAATGAATGTATGTTGTCTGTTGAAGGGCTGGATTGTCCTAATTGTGCGGCTAAAGTTGAGCGGAAGATAAATACTTTGGAGGGGATTAAGGAGGCTACGGTTGATTTTCTTGGGAAGAAAATAGTTGTTCTTGCTGATGAAATTTCTGAAAATGAGCTTGTTGAGCTTATTCAGACGGAAGTGGATAAAATTGAGGATGGGGTGAAAGTTTTTGTTCCAAAAGTCCAGGCGGGAGAGAGTTCTTCTGAAGGGGAAGATACAGGTAAAATTAAGAAAAAATTGCTAATTGGCGGGGTTTTATTTGTATTGGGAATTTTTGTTCCAAAAACTTTATTTATTCCAAAACTTGTGATATTTTTGGTAAGTTATCTTGTAATTGGTGGCGATGTTCTGCTTTCTGCATTTAAAAATATATTAAATGGGCAAGTTTTTGATGAGAACTTTTTGATGGCGATTGCGACTGTTGGGGCATTTGCTATTGGAGAGTATCCTGAAGGTGTGGCTGTTATGTTATTTTACCAGCTTGGTGAGCTATTTCAAGGGATTGCAGTTAATAATTCCAGAAAATCCATTGTTTCACTTATGGACATACGCCCTGATTATGCCAATATTAAAGTTGGAGAAGGAATAAAAAAAGTTTCGCCTGAAGAAATAAAAGTTGGAGAAATTATTGTGGTAAAACCAGGGGAAAAAGTTCCTTTGGATGGAAAAATAGTAAAAGGTGCTTCAACTTTTGATACTTCAGCATTGACTGGAGAATCATTGCCAAGGGAAGCGAAGGCTGGAGATGATGTTTTAAGTGGATTTATAAATAAAAATGGGCTTATAGAAATTCAAGTTGCAAAAGTATTTTCTGAATCTACTGTTTCAAAAATACTTTATTTAATGGAAAATGCTGGAAGCAAAAAATCAAAGACAGAAAATTTTATAACAAAATTTGCAAGATATTATACTCCAGTAGTCGTTATTACAGCATTAATTGTGGCAATATTTCCTCCACTATTAATTCAAGGTGCAACTTTTTCAGATTGGATTTACCGTGCTTTGATATTTCTTGTAGTATCTTGTCCTTGTGCTTTGGTTATTTCTATTCCTTTAGGATTTTTTGGAGGAATAGGTGGAGCTTCAAGACATGGGATTTTGATAAAAGGAACAAATTATTTGGAGGTTTTGAACAATTTAGAAAGTGTTGTTATGGATAAGACTGGAACTTTGACAAAGGGAATTTTTAAAGTTACAGAAGTAAATGCTGAAAACAATATAAAAATTAATGATTTTCAAAATAATAAAACTGAATTGACAAAACCTTTATTATTAAAGTATGCAGCACATATTGAAAAATTTTCCAATCATCCTATTGCACAGTCAATCGTGTCAGAATATGAAAATTCTGCATCCAAAGTTGATGAAAATGTTGTAAAGGATTTTGAAGAAATTTCAGGATTTGGAATAAAAGTTAATATAAATAACCATCAGTTTTTGGCTGGAAATTCTAAATTAATGAATTTGGGAAATATTACTTTTGATAAAAAAGAAAATTTAGGAACTGCAATTTATTTGGCGGCTGATGGAAAATATATTGGAAATATATTAATTTCAGATGAAGTGAAGGAAGATTCGGCAAGAGCGATTAAAGGCATGAAGGAAAATGGAGTAAAGGAAATCGTGATGCTTACTGGCGATAATGAAGCCATTGGTAAGAATATAGCTGAGAAACTTGGAATTGATAAGGTATTTACTGAATTGCTTCCAAATGAGAAAGTTGAAAAACTTGAGGAAATTTATAAAACTAAAAGTGAAAAAGGGAAAGTTGCTTTTGTAGGTGATGGAATAAATGATGCTCCTGTGCTTGCCAGAGCTGATCTTGGGATTGCAATGGGAGGAGCTGGAAGTGATGCGGCTATTGAGGCTGCTGATGTTGTAATAATGAATGATGAGCCGTCTAAAATAGTGACAGCCATTAAGATTGCTAAGAAGACGAAGGAAATTGTATGGCAAAATATTACTATTGCATTTGCTGTAAAAATAGTTGTTATGGCTTTAGGGCTTTTTGGAGATGCAACAATGTGGGAAGCTGTATTTGCTGATGTTGGAGTTGCATTGCTTGCTGTTTTAAATGCTACGAGAGTTTTAAGATACAATCCAGAATCTTCAAATAAATAATATAAACAAAAAAGTTAGAAGAATATATTCTTTTATGAATTGACTTCTAATTTTTTTATTAACATTAAAGTTTTTAAAATTTTTATTTTATTCTTACAAAAGAAAAAATTTGCAAATACTTATAAAATCTGTTATCATAAATTTAAGAAAATATTGAAATTCAATGGAGGCATAGTAGTGGAAAATATTATTTCTATGAATGATATGAAAAAAAATGAAATTCTTGATATTTTAAGATTGGCAAGAAAAATCGAAAATTGTTCGGAAGAGGAAAAATTGAAATTTTTACATGGTAAAATTATTTCAACTTTGTTTTTTGAGCCAAGTACACGTACCAAAATGTCGTTTGAATCGGCTGCAATGCGGCTTGGAGCAAATGTTTTATCATTACCGCCTGTGGAACAGTCATCTGTAAAAAAAGGAGAATCTTTTACAGATACTATAAAAATGGTTGAAGCATATTCAGATGTGATTGTTGTAAGGCATCCATTTGATGGTGCAGCACGGCTTGCGGCAGAGACATCAAAAAAACCTGTAATAAATGCAGGAGATGGATCTAATCAGCATCCTAGCCAGACTTTACTCGATTTATATACAATTTTGGAAGAAAAGGGAACACTTGAAAATTTAAAAATTGCATTTGTTGGAGATTTAAAGTATGGAAGAACAGTCCATTCGTTGACAAAGGCACTTACACATTTTAATCCGACGATTTATTTTGTAGCACCGCAAATTTTACAAATGTCTAATTATTTATTGGAAGATTTGAAAAAAAATGGAATAAAATATGAAATTTTAGAAGATTTTAGAAATTGCCTTGATAAAATTGACGTTTTCTATATGACTCGAATTCAGAAGGAAAGATTTCCAGATGTGGAAGACTATGAGAAAGTTAAGGGAATTTATGTTATAAATCGTGAAAATATCGTAGGAAAATGTAAAGATGACATGATAATTTTGCATCCTTTGCCAAGAGTTGATGAAATTGATAAAGATTTAGACAATACAAAATATGCTTTGTACTTTAAGCAGGCTAAAAATGGGATTCCTGTAAGACAGGCGATGATGATGGCTGTTTTAGGAAAGGATAAGGAGTTTTTTCTGTAAATTTATTATTTTTAGAATAAAAAATTTATTTTAAGAAAGGAAAGATTATGTCTGAAGGAAGAGAATTGCTGATAAGAGCAATAAAAAATGGAATTGTAATAGATCACATCCCATCAGAAAAAGTTTTTGCAATTGTAGAAATCTTAAAATTAAAAGAATACAGTGAAAGAATAACAGTTGCAACTAATATGCCAAGCAGTTCGCTTGGAAGGAAAGGGATTATTAAAATTGAGGAAAAAATATTGGAAGAAAAGGAATTAAATAATATTGCACTGCTAGCTCCAAATGTGACAATAAATATTATAGAAGATTATAAAGTTATTGAAAAAACCAAATTAGACAGGTTAGACAAAGTTATCGGACTTATGAAATGTGACAATCCAAAATGTATTTCAAATCATGAAAATATTGAAACAAAATTTATTCGGATAAAAGAAGGTTCTGAAAAAAATAATTCTGGAGAAAAGGAAAAATATAAATGTTTTTATTGTGAAAAGGTAATTTTGGAAGATGAAATACAAATTCAATAAATTTATTTGACAGCTTAGTTTCAAATTTATGAATTAATAGAGAGGAGAGAAATTAAATGCCTAAAATTCTAATAGAATCAAAAATGCTTGAAAATAATAAAAATGGTGTATTAAAATTAAGAATAAATAATGAAAGAGTGGAAGAATTAAAAAATGTAAAAAATGAAATTGATCTTGATTATGGTGAGCAGATATTGCAGGTATATAACAATTTTTTTACAAAAACACCAAAAAAAGTTATAAATGTGGAATCAGCTGATCAAAAATATAAAATTACACTTCACTATAAAGCATGGGGAATCACAGCTTTTTTACACCTTGTAATGATGGTATTGATTGCTATTTTTAAATCAAATCCACTTTTTACAGTATTCCCGATAGTTACAATAGAATTTTTGTTTTTGATTTTTATAGGAGCATTTGAAATAAGAGAAGTTAAAAGAAAGGATAGTTAAAAAATGGCTAGAATTGATGAAAAAGCAAAAGAAAGAATATTTGTTGCATTGGATTATGATAATATGGAAGATGCAAAAAAACTAGTTGAAGAGCTGGGAGATAATATCTCGATGTACAAAGTTGGGCTGGAAAGCTATCTTAATACAGATGGAAAATTAGTTGATTATTTGCACGAAAAAGGGAAGAAAGTATTTCTGGACTTGAAGTTTCACGACATTACAAATACTGTGAAAATGGCTTGTGCGAATGCTATTAAAAAAAATGTATTTATGTTTAACATTCATTGTTCA
This window encodes:
- a CDS encoding pyridoxal phosphate-dependent aminotransferase, which encodes MYIDPIIKGIEISDIRKIHERLSSYKNVINMTIGEPDTDAPKKVKEAIAYHALNSPIKYSPVGGMPELREKIAKFYNEKFGGNYNKDNVLVTVGSTEGLSSTLKTILAEDDEVLIPTPAYVGYEPLIRVARAKTIFMDLEENNFILTEKILEKYITPKTKLIILTYPNNPSGITLPKEEMIKIVKFLKDKEIYLLSDEIYASIAFEKFTSFAKYYNELKEQLIVVNGFSKSHSMTGHRLGYTLANEKLQAQIKKISQYTVTSASTLSQYGAIAALDYCSDTTELSEIYKKRVYYFVKELEKLGFKCLKPKGAFYVFATYKTIDKFKDVGSFDFILDLLEKTELAIIPGITFQVEGYVRFSIVHDLPVLEEAIARLKKYIESK
- the rlmD gene encoding 23S rRNA (uracil(1939)-C(5))-methyltransferase RlmD, with the protein product MENKEKKILKKGDKIQLKIAGLNTKGRAYGFYGDDENRIFPNINAAEGQIVEGIFVKRRRKYELIRCEIIDFAGRKNAIYDKIARQNGGCNYQYYSYDEQLAMKNSNIEKEVKKIAKYDFTFEEPVRSVEVEKYRNKMEFSYGNAMKDGPMILGLHKQNSFHDIVEVDGLKLMDDNFNKIYVFCNEFSKTTGLDFYHRLDHIGFFRNLVIRKADFTKQILVNMVTTTQIEDEKKLEFQKGLVEGLLALKLENGFEITGILHTFNDNFSDSVVSESEEILFGKRDLEEEILGLKFKISPYSFFQTNSKTVEKLYEKVLDYLDEIEGENIHNSIVFDLFSGTGTIGQIVSKKAKQVYGIELVEEAVEKANENAKLNGVENAHFIAGDVFEKLDEFDKNGIKPDIIILDPPRAGVGDKTLNKLLKYGVKDIIYVSCNPKTFNTDLKVLHENGYELLKMITVDMFPVTPHIEVVSRLKKSI
- a CDS encoding heavy metal translocating P-type ATPase, encoding MKSNECMLSVEGLDCPNCAAKVERKINTLEGIKEATVDFLGKKIVVLADEISENELVELIQTEVDKIEDGVKVFVPKVQAGESSSEGEDTGKIKKKLLIGGVLFVLGIFVPKTLFIPKLVIFLVSYLVIGGDVLLSAFKNILNGQVFDENFLMAIATVGAFAIGEYPEGVAVMLFYQLGELFQGIAVNNSRKSIVSLMDIRPDYANIKVGEGIKKVSPEEIKVGEIIVVKPGEKVPLDGKIVKGASTFDTSALTGESLPREAKAGDDVLSGFINKNGLIEIQVAKVFSESTVSKILYLMENAGSKKSKTENFITKFARYYTPVVVITALIVAIFPPLLIQGATFSDWIYRALIFLVVSCPCALVISIPLGFFGGIGGASRHGILIKGTNYLEVLNNLESVVMDKTGTLTKGIFKVTEVNAENNIKINDFQNNKTELTKPLLLKYAAHIEKFSNHPIAQSIVSEYENSASKVDENVVKDFEEISGFGIKVNINNHQFLAGNSKLMNLGNITFDKKENLGTAIYLAADGKYIGNILISDEVKEDSARAIKGMKENGVKEIVMLTGDNEAIGKNIAEKLGIDKVFTELLPNEKVEKLEEIYKTKSEKGKVAFVGDGINDAPVLARADLGIAMGGAGSDAAIEAADVVIMNDEPSKIVTAIKIAKKTKEIVWQNITIAFAVKIVVMALGLFGDATMWEAVFADVGVALLAVLNATRVLRYNPESSNK
- the pyrB gene encoding aspartate carbamoyltransferase, which encodes MENIISMNDMKKNEILDILRLARKIENCSEEEKLKFLHGKIISTLFFEPSTRTKMSFESAAMRLGANVLSLPPVEQSSVKKGESFTDTIKMVEAYSDVIVVRHPFDGAARLAAETSKKPVINAGDGSNQHPSQTLLDLYTILEEKGTLENLKIAFVGDLKYGRTVHSLTKALTHFNPTIYFVAPQILQMSNYLLEDLKKNGIKYEILEDFRNCLDKIDVFYMTRIQKERFPDVEDYEKVKGIYVINRENIVGKCKDDMIILHPLPRVDEIDKDLDNTKYALYFKQAKNGIPVRQAMMMAVLGKDKEFFL
- the pyrI gene encoding aspartate carbamoyltransferase regulatory subunit — translated: MSEGRELLIRAIKNGIVIDHIPSEKVFAIVEILKLKEYSERITVATNMPSSSLGRKGIIKIEEKILEEKELNNIALLAPNVTINIIEDYKVIEKTKLDRLDKVIGLMKCDNPKCISNHENIETKFIRIKEGSEKNNSGEKEKYKCFYCEKVILEDEIQIQ